One part of the Olleya sp. YS genome encodes these proteins:
- a CDS encoding mechanosensitive ion channel domain-containing protein produces the protein MIRYAHFFYNHLRDLGLSRVTSKYLNMLILLIIAIVIIFIIDTLIRKVLRIISAKIATRTKSNFDDLLITNRVPRNVAHIPALYLAFASIPIVFKDFKNLHVFFEKSIQIAGIILGLWIVRSILNTLKNYFKTLPRLRDKPIDSYIQVFMIFAWLFGVVLALGVIVGGDSLWKFITGFGAATAIILLIFKDTILGFVASIQVSINDMVRIGDWITFDKYGADGDVIEINLATVKVQNWDNTITTIPTYGLISDSFKNWRGMTNSDGRRIKRHMLIKQTSIKYLTEDDVERLKKIEIISSYLTTMQGKLNTYNESHNVDKSLLINGRNLTNIGVFRKFIQTYLEQHSAVNKDMLLMARQLQPTSQGIPLEVYCFSKDKRWENYEYVMSDLFDHFLAAVPYFDLELFELPSDSVFKQS, from the coding sequence ATGATTAGATACGCACACTTTTTTTATAATCATTTAAGAGATTTAGGACTTTCTAGAGTTACATCAAAGTATTTAAATATGCTGATTTTATTAATAATAGCGATAGTTATTATTTTTATAATTGATACACTTATTAGAAAAGTTTTAAGGATTATATCTGCAAAAATTGCAACTAGAACCAAGTCAAATTTTGATGATTTATTAATCACTAATCGTGTACCAAGAAATGTGGCGCATATACCTGCGTTATATTTAGCGTTTGCTAGTATTCCTATTGTGTTTAAAGATTTTAAAAACCTACATGTATTTTTTGAAAAAAGCATCCAAATAGCTGGTATTATTTTGGGCTTATGGATTGTGAGAAGTATATTAAATACGCTTAAAAATTATTTTAAAACCTTACCAAGATTAAGAGATAAACCTATAGATAGTTACATACAAGTATTTATGATTTTTGCTTGGCTATTTGGTGTTGTTTTAGCGTTAGGTGTTATTGTTGGTGGTGATTCTTTATGGAAATTCATTACAGGCTTTGGTGCTGCTACAGCCATTATCTTGCTAATTTTTAAAGACACTATTTTAGGCTTTGTAGCAAGTATCCAAGTGTCAATTAACGATATGGTTCGTATTGGTGACTGGATTACCTTTGACAAATATGGTGCAGATGGTGATGTTATTGAAATTAATCTAGCTACTGTAAAAGTGCAAAACTGGGATAATACAATTACTACTATACCTACGTATGGCTTGATTTCCGATTCGTTTAAAAACTGGAGAGGAATGACAAATTCTGACGGACGACGTATTAAACGACACATGCTTATTAAACAAACATCTATAAAGTACTTAACGGAAGACGATGTTGAGCGTTTAAAAAAAATTGAAATTATTTCATCTTATTTAACCACAATGCAAGGTAAGCTTAACACATATAATGAGTCGCATAACGTAGATAAATCGTTACTAATTAATGGTCGTAATTTGACTAATATTGGTGTGTTTAGAAAATTTATACAAACCTATTTAGAACAGCATTCAGCAGTAAATAAAGATATGTTGTTAATGGCTAGACAACTTCAACCGACCTCTCAAGGAATTCCATTAGAAGTCTATTGCTTTAGTAAAGATAAACGTTGGGAAAATTATGAGTATGTGATGAGTGATTTATTTGATCACTTTTTAGCTGCTGTCCCATATTTTGACTTAGAATTATTTGAGTTGCCCTCAGATTCTGTTTTTAAACAATCATAA
- a CDS encoding pseudouridine synthase: protein MDTNNHHHFKIYKPYGMLSQFSSNASKEQNKRFLAELGNFPEGTMPIGRLDEKSEGLLLLTTDGKLSDHVNQSGIEKEYYALVDGEISAKAILQLCNGVEIGFNGKKYMTKPCKVFKLDTIPNLPTRSKKIRDARHGPTTWISITLTEGKFRQVRKMTSAVGFPTLRLVRIRVGNIYLEDLSVGAVLPIENLKQIL, encoded by the coding sequence ATGGATACAAATAATCATCATCACTTTAAAATCTATAAACCTTACGGAATGCTCAGTCAATTCTCAAGCAATGCTTCCAAAGAACAAAACAAACGCTTTTTAGCAGAATTAGGGAATTTTCCTGAAGGGACCATGCCAATTGGTCGTTTGGATGAGAAAAGTGAAGGTCTGCTCCTATTGACTACAGACGGAAAATTAAGTGACCATGTTAACCAGTCTGGAATTGAGAAGGAATACTATGCGTTAGTAGATGGTGAGATTTCCGCGAAAGCGATACTGCAATTGTGCAATGGTGTAGAAATAGGATTTAACGGTAAAAAGTATATGACTAAGCCTTGCAAAGTTTTTAAACTAGATACCATACCAAATTTACCAACACGATCCAAAAAAATTAGAGATGCTAGACACGGACCAACTACTTGGATATCTATAACATTAACTGAAGGTAAGTTTAGACAAGTCCGTAAAATGACTAGTGCTGTTGGTTTTCCGACGCTACGCTTAGTCCGTATTAGAGTTGGAAATATTTATTTAGAAGATTTATCTGTAGGTGCTGTTTTACCAATAGAAAATCTAAAACAAATACTTTAA
- a CDS encoding DNA topoisomerase 3, which translates to MKVCIAEKPSVAREIAQVLGAKTKRDGYFEGNGYAVTYTFGHLCTLKEPNDYKAHWKSWDLNNLPMLPEKFETKVTKDSGIQKQFKIVKSLFDQAEVVINCGDAGTEGELIQRWVLDQANYKGEVQRLWISSLTTEAIKEGFEKLESSSKYDNLYYAGFSRAIGDWLLGMNATRLYTVKHGGYKQVLSVGRVQTPTLAMVVNRWKEIENFKPQPYWELQTMYRDTLFSYQEGRFLNMEDGEKLANIVKEHDFKIVSITKKKGNEYAPKLFDLTGLQVYCNTKFGFSADDTLKIVQKLYEMKVVTYPRVDTTFLPNDIYPKVPGILKNLTNYSTLIQPLLNKKIKKSKKVFDDAKVTDHHAIIPTGVQSNLQYNQQQVYDIITRRFIAVFYNDCKVANTTVIGKAESVNFKTTGKEILDKGWRVVFDTSTALSGTTTTKSKEAGLLPTFVKGEKGPHEPSFLEKQTKPPNQFTEASLLRAMETAGKQVDDDELRDLMKENGIGRPSTRANIIETLFRRKYIIRNKKQVLPTVTGIQLIDIIKNDLLKSAELTGLWEKQLKDIEKGDYSASAFIKNMKHMVDQLVYEVRSETVEAKISYTNNKTEKGSKAKTKANKKGIVGKACPKCKNGQLLKGKTAYGCSLYSKSCDFVLPFAFAEKNISENQYKRLLDKGSTVNLKGFKVNDAKVEGLLRFDDNFKLKLEPKQTVSAKAKTDTNEKKCPKCHKGTIIKGKTAYGCSAYKDGCDFRFDFNLIREKANGQQLTKDLVYSILNGYK; encoded by the coding sequence TTGAAAGTCTGTATTGCCGAAAAACCATCAGTAGCTCGAGAAATCGCGCAAGTCCTTGGAGCCAAAACCAAACGTGATGGCTACTTTGAAGGCAATGGTTATGCAGTAACCTACACTTTTGGTCACCTTTGCACGCTTAAAGAGCCAAACGATTATAAAGCACATTGGAAAAGTTGGGATTTAAATAACTTACCCATGTTGCCAGAAAAATTTGAGACTAAAGTCACCAAAGATTCTGGGATCCAAAAGCAATTTAAAATTGTAAAAAGTCTTTTTGATCAAGCAGAAGTGGTTATAAACTGTGGTGATGCTGGTACAGAAGGAGAATTGATACAACGTTGGGTCTTAGACCAAGCCAATTATAAAGGCGAAGTACAACGTTTGTGGATTAGCTCTTTAACCACAGAAGCGATTAAAGAAGGCTTTGAAAAACTAGAATCTAGTTCTAAATATGATAATTTATATTACGCAGGATTTTCTAGAGCAATTGGAGATTGGTTACTTGGGATGAATGCCACACGATTATACACCGTAAAACATGGTGGTTACAAACAAGTATTAAGTGTTGGTCGCGTACAAACTCCCACTTTGGCAATGGTCGTTAACCGTTGGAAAGAGATTGAAAACTTTAAGCCTCAACCCTATTGGGAATTACAAACGATGTATCGTGATACATTATTTAGCTACCAAGAAGGTCGCTTTTTAAACATGGAAGATGGCGAAAAGCTAGCTAACATAGTAAAGGAGCATGATTTTAAAATCGTGTCTATCACTAAAAAGAAAGGGAACGAATATGCGCCAAAACTCTTTGATTTAACAGGTTTACAGGTGTATTGCAATACCAAGTTTGGATTTTCTGCAGACGACACTTTAAAGATTGTCCAGAAATTATATGAGATGAAAGTGGTCACCTATCCTAGAGTAGATACCACATTTTTACCTAACGATATTTACCCTAAAGTCCCTGGAATACTTAAAAATTTGACGAATTACAGTACGTTAATTCAACCTCTTTTAAATAAGAAGATAAAAAAATCTAAAAAGGTGTTTGATGATGCTAAGGTTACAGATCATCATGCTATTATACCAACAGGAGTGCAAAGTAATTTGCAGTATAATCAGCAACAGGTTTATGACATAATAACCAGACGTTTTATAGCAGTATTTTATAACGATTGTAAAGTGGCAAACACAACTGTTATTGGAAAAGCCGAAAGTGTTAACTTTAAAACCACAGGAAAAGAAATATTAGATAAAGGTTGGCGAGTTGTATTTGACACTTCGACTGCGCTCAGTGGGACAACTACAACTAAAAGTAAAGAAGCAGGTTTATTGCCCACTTTTGTTAAAGGCGAAAAAGGACCACATGAGCCATCATTTTTAGAGAAACAGACCAAACCACCAAATCAATTTACAGAAGCTTCTCTCCTGCGCGCAATGGAAACCGCAGGAAAGCAAGTGGACGATGATGAGTTACGAGATTTAATGAAAGAAAATGGTATTGGTCGTCCATCTACTCGTGCAAATATTATTGAAACCTTGTTTAGACGCAAGTATATTATACGTAATAAAAAACAGGTACTACCAACCGTTACAGGTATTCAGTTAATAGATATTATTAAAAATGATTTATTAAAATCTGCCGAGTTAACTGGACTTTGGGAAAAGCAATTAAAAGATATTGAAAAAGGCGACTATTCCGCATCAGCGTTTATAAAAAACATGAAGCACATGGTAGATCAATTGGTGTATGAAGTACGTAGTGAAACAGTAGAAGCTAAAATTAGTTACACTAATAATAAAACTGAAAAAGGCTCAAAAGCTAAAACCAAAGCTAATAAAAAAGGTATTGTTGGAAAAGCTTGTCCAAAATGTAAAAACGGTCAATTATTAAAAGGAAAAACAGCCTATGGTTGTAGTTTATATAGTAAATCTTGTGACTTTGTGTTGCCATTTGCTTTTGCTGAAAAGAATATTTCAGAAAATCAATATAAGCGATTACTTGATAAAGGATCGACCGTTAATTTAAAAGGGTTTAAAGTAAATGACGCTAAAGTTGAGGGCTTGCTACGTTTTGATGATAATTTTAAATTAAAATTAGAGCCAAAACAAACGGTTTCCGCTAAAGCGAAAACTGATACTAATGAAAAAAAGTGTCCGAAATGCCATAAAGGAACCATCATTAAAGGTAAGACAGCATATGGTTGTTCAGCTTATAAAGATGGTTGTGATTTTAGATTTGATTTCAATTTGATTCGCGAAAAAGCTAATGGACAACAGTTGACTAAAGACTTAGTATATTCAATTTTAAATGGATACAAATAA
- a CDS encoding DUF1853 family protein — MTTKTEDFQAQFRGFYNTPHLFLSDVFGMHPFTKSLDCPFVLNIKIKPNTRLGLRVEQYVFEELKHFETIKLLAENIQIQETVNHTIGELDCLYLDDGQPTHLEIQFKYYLYDASLGNSEIDCLIGPMRKDSLLEKLNKLKTKQLPLLYADATQPLLERFQLKAEDFKQQLYFKAQIFIPFGETIEFNSLNNSCVYGFYFKYHQLDQFKDCKFYIPKKIDWLLDLDTNVNWSTYKQIQPQMTTYQAEAYSPLVWLKFKNGEMTKCFVVAW; from the coding sequence ATGACAACAAAAACCGAAGATTTTCAAGCCCAATTTAGAGGGTTTTATAATACACCACATCTTTTTTTATCTGACGTGTTTGGGATGCACCCCTTTACAAAATCATTAGATTGTCCCTTTGTATTAAACATTAAAATAAAGCCAAACACAAGATTAGGCTTACGAGTCGAGCAATATGTATTTGAAGAGTTAAAGCATTTTGAAACTATAAAATTGTTAGCAGAAAACATTCAAATACAAGAAACAGTTAATCATACTATTGGAGAGTTGGATTGTTTGTACTTGGATGATGGACAACCAACGCATTTAGAAATTCAGTTTAAGTACTATTTATATGATGCATCTTTAGGTAATTCTGAGATTGACTGTTTAATTGGTCCCATGCGAAAAGACTCGTTATTAGAAAAATTAAATAAACTAAAAACAAAACAGCTACCACTACTCTATGCTGATGCTACACAACCACTATTAGAACGTTTTCAACTAAAAGCAGAAGACTTTAAACAACAACTTTACTTTAAAGCACAAATCTTTATACCTTTTGGTGAAACCATAGAGTTTAATTCATTAAATAATTCCTGTGTTTATGGGTTTTATTTTAAATATCACCAATTAGACCAATTTAAAGACTGTAAATTTTATATTCCTAAAAAAATAGATTGGTTATTGGATTTGGATACCAATGTAAACTGGTCTACCTATAAACAGATACAACCTCAAATGACTACTTATCAAGCTGAAGCGTATTCACCGTTAGTATGGCTAAAATTTAAAAACGGAGAAATGACAAAGTGTTTTGTAGTGGCTTGGTGA
- a CDS encoding DEAD/DEAH box helicase, whose product MSVKTLELQERTEGKSLYSYQKGAINKIFTCFEEAPEDYHLLYQLPTGGGKTVIFSEIVRQYLKHHKKQVLVMTHRIELCKQTSNMLSEFGVTNKIVDSKADLSDQGDYNCFVAMVETLNNRLNDDKLDISDIGLVIIDEAHYNSFTKLFKFFEKSFILGVTATPLSSNINLPMKDNYNELIVGETIQSLIENEFLARAEIYSYNVGLTSLVVGANGDYTVKSSEDLYTNTDMLTKLIQAYEERCKGKKTLIFNNGINTSLHVYDTFRRAGYPVAHLDNNNTKKERKAILKWFKDTPDAILTSVSILTTGFDEPTVDCIMLNRATKSLTLYYQMIGRGSRILKNKNTFTVVDLGNNLHRFGPWGSDLDWHKIFRSPNYYLDGILSDEELENNFRYEMPDDLREQFKKSEQVYFDIKKCYIDSIRAGESSKVVLERSIKHHAHICTENSEDLWDALALAKLLGDDIDYRISRYTKCISKSTFNFVEWLKDDYRKKLNAYLRANFDEIFEEINGFPPED is encoded by the coding sequence ATGTCTGTTAAAACCCTAGAATTACAAGAACGTACAGAAGGAAAAAGTCTTTATAGCTACCAAAAAGGCGCTATTAATAAGATTTTTACATGTTTTGAAGAAGCTCCAGAAGATTATCATTTGTTGTATCAATTACCAACTGGTGGAGGAAAAACAGTAATATTTTCTGAAATTGTTAGACAGTATTTAAAGCATCACAAGAAGCAAGTTCTAGTCATGACGCATCGTATAGAGTTGTGTAAACAAACCTCTAATATGTTGTCTGAGTTTGGTGTAACTAACAAGATTGTAGATAGCAAGGCTGACTTAAGTGATCAAGGTGATTATAATTGCTTTGTAGCTATGGTAGAAACGCTAAACAATCGTTTAAATGATGATAAGCTTGATATTTCTGATATTGGATTAGTCATTATTGATGAAGCCCATTATAACAGTTTTACCAAACTCTTTAAATTTTTTGAGAAGTCCTTTATTCTTGGTGTAACAGCAACACCGTTAAGTAGTAATATTAACCTTCCAATGAAGGATAATTATAACGAGTTGATTGTTGGAGAAACCATCCAATCGTTAATAGAGAATGAGTTCTTAGCTCGTGCAGAAATATACAGTTACAACGTAGGATTAACCTCTTTAGTTGTAGGTGCAAATGGTGATTATACTGTAAAGTCTTCTGAAGATTTATATACCAATACAGACATGTTAACGAAGCTTATACAAGCTTACGAAGAACGCTGTAAAGGTAAAAAAACGCTAATCTTTAATAATGGTATTAACACGTCATTACACGTGTATGACACCTTTAGACGTGCAGGTTACCCAGTAGCACATTTGGATAATAACAATACTAAAAAAGAGCGTAAAGCCATCTTAAAATGGTTTAAAGACACACCTGATGCTATTTTAACGTCAGTTAGTATCTTAACGACTGGTTTTGATGAGCCTACTGTAGATTGTATTATGTTAAACAGAGCCACAAAATCATTGACTTTATATTACCAGATGATTGGACGTGGATCGCGTATTTTAAAAAATAAAAACACGTTTACAGTTGTTGATTTAGGAAATAACCTTCACCGATTTGGACCTTGGGGAAGTGATTTGGATTGGCATAAAATTTTCCGTTCTCCAAACTACTATTTAGATGGTATTTTAAGTGACGAAGAACTTGAAAATAACTTTAGATATGAAATGCCAGACGATTTGCGTGAGCAATTCAAAAAGTCTGAACAGGTTTATTTTGATATCAAAAAATGTTATATAGATAGTATTAGAGCAGGTGAGAGCTCTAAAGTGGTTTTGGAACGTTCAATTAAGCATCACGCACATATCTGCACAGAAAACAGTGAAGACCTTTGGGATGCACTAGCTTTAGCAAAATTATTAGGTGATGACATAGATTACAGAATTAGTCGCTACACAAAGTGTATTAGTAAAAGTACGTTTAACTTTGTTGAATGGCTTAAGGACGATTACCGTAAAAAGTTAAATGCCTATTTACGTGCTAATTTTGATGAAATCTTTGAAGAGATTAATGGGTTTCCGCCAGAGGATTAG
- a CDS encoding DEAD/DEAH box helicase codes for MSTFRELGLDKNYVKSLKEIGIKTPTEIQAQAIPMLLNTSTDFVGLAQTGTGKTAAFGLPLLHKINPKNNAVQALIIAPTRELVQQIKKQLFKFTKYNDSKIFLEGVYGGEKIDIQLKNVARTTHIIIATPGRLVDLMNRGAVNLSDVKTIVLDEADEMLSMGFKNDLTTILKAVTGKKNTWLFSATMSDDLKEIVKRYISDQAIRLEIDRKSIVNSNISHYYVETTLHNKAHALMQLLEAREDDRGIIFTRTKAGAQALKHQLEQEGFNVGALEGDMQQKERDKVMRAFKNTSLQLLISTDVSARGIDVSDLAFVIHHQLPEHIEYYTHRSGRTARAGKKGESIALILPNEYNDLKKVETTLGITMKQITV; via the coding sequence ATGAGTACTTTTAGAGAATTAGGCTTAGATAAAAACTACGTAAAATCGCTCAAAGAAATAGGTATTAAAACACCTACAGAGATTCAAGCACAAGCTATACCTATGTTGTTAAATACCTCAACAGACTTTGTTGGGTTAGCACAAACAGGAACTGGTAAAACTGCTGCTTTTGGATTACCTTTATTACACAAAATTAATCCTAAAAATAATGCTGTTCAAGCATTGATTATTGCACCAACTCGCGAGTTGGTTCAGCAAATTAAAAAACAGCTTTTCAAATTTACTAAGTATAACGATTCTAAAATTTTTTTAGAAGGAGTTTATGGTGGTGAAAAGATAGATATCCAGCTTAAAAATGTTGCTAGAACAACACACATAATTATTGCTACTCCAGGTCGATTAGTTGATTTAATGAATCGTGGTGCTGTTAATTTATCTGACGTTAAAACTATTGTTTTAGATGAAGCAGACGAGATGCTCAGTATGGGCTTTAAAAACGATTTAACTACTATTTTAAAGGCTGTTACTGGTAAGAAAAATACCTGGTTGTTTAGCGCTACCATGTCTGACGATTTAAAAGAAATTGTTAAACGCTACATTTCTGATCAAGCCATTAGACTAGAAATTGATAGAAAAAGTATTGTTAACAGTAACATTTCTCACTATTACGTAGAAACTACTCTACACAATAAAGCGCATGCATTAATGCAGCTATTAGAAGCTAGAGAAGATGATAGAGGGATTATTTTTACACGTACTAAAGCTGGTGCTCAAGCTCTAAAACATCAATTAGAGCAAGAAGGATTTAATGTTGGTGCTTTAGAAGGTGATATGCAACAAAAAGAACGTGATAAGGTGATGCGTGCATTTAAAAACACTAGCCTTCAATTGCTAATTTCTACAGATGTCTCTGCAAGAGGTATTGATGTTAGTGACTTGGCATTTGTCATACATCATCAATTACCAGAACATATAGAATACTATACACATAGAAGCGGACGAACTGCAAGAGCTGGAAAAAAGGGAGAATCCATTGCTTTAATTTTGCCTAATGAATATAATGACCTTAAAAAAGTAGAAACTACTTTAGGTATTACAATGAAACAAATTACAGTTTAG
- the raiA gene encoding ribosome-associated translation inhibitor RaiA, translated as MDINFEYDNVKASADLEQYTSEKVQKLANKYEFIVRADVFFKVEQTGNNTGKIAGIRLSAPGPRLFAEDNNESLHKSVSEVVNQLERQLSKRKGKMKTH; from the coding sequence ATGGATATAAATTTTGAATACGACAATGTAAAAGCAAGTGCAGATTTAGAGCAATATACATCTGAAAAGGTGCAGAAGTTAGCCAATAAATATGAGTTTATTGTACGTGCAGATGTTTTTTTTAAAGTAGAGCAAACTGGAAATAATACTGGTAAAATAGCAGGTATCCGATTGAGTGCACCTGGACCAAGATTGTTTGCTGAAGATAATAATGAGTCACTACATAAGAGTGTTAGTGAGGTTGTCAATCAGTTAGAGCGACAATTATCAAAGCGTAAAGGTAAAATGAAAACACACTAA